A window of the Macrobrachium rosenbergii isolate ZJJX-2024 unplaced genomic scaffold, ASM4041242v1 60, whole genome shotgun sequence genome harbors these coding sequences:
- the LOC136838299 gene encoding uncharacterized protein isoform X2, with amino-acid sequence MMSDNEIEEEILEDIEEPELSFSESLIDSLPCLNLDESLLGFAEDRPSSPVAKEVSEDGTPPESLQPQWENESSVDEAPAEGLPEADGELESEGSLREISSSGEPVGLAGNPSRPGSPELPSDSPVLSNLLDVSSESHNTHSLHNDRSLSELSVSVPKLAVVSVGSDQPVSSLVRQFSHRDLDVCSPSSKSAGYFQSLPPCLDEGKHPPKKRSAPYTFRFPQEEHSSEVLRDKSLNKNWGKVANLISQFSVESSEGKEASPKQSLPSSITSAKDVVLSLRNGENSFVAKYSCSLGDEFDVKGDPTLPGVDSGEGDASLGCGLPNDRGSKSSTNDGGNENESSTSQVREGPSGAQDLELLCNIAFPGLDCAGEDSRHLGLQDSEVDDQDAQNFDVKEIEEVEQSILHSSVKANSDASLQRESKGRTNVESENFRKAVRRRPDSPYETNDTSEELLEIDIGESDQEMFSADLSDASEIIVGFISKSPISAITERTEESCQENDKSEEISEECADKSEHQLKCIETKELQDLRGIGCKAAHAGDAQGAPGTAGYFPSAFLSIENDAASSQFTGISSMHEEESIVQNQFFSLGTGSEACHPPSSQSCQHNPSKARKPNAKTKLPCKPNSTVRSSLRAGERCSTPPLSLHGQGTGQHGPLRAGLQRVTSKSMHNLALGAGGKPRAPILQNRSFSLSTDHLERQSPRAKSLSPGPGYEQRGRAAGDGGRPHSSMARRCLSAVALNRVDSQASMKRNQSVSLNRLNRSRSSSMTSVSSCRRADYSHVSSKVRQYIKDMKDKDLRNSTRSLPATPARKTPKERPEDKELRRIVLEELLLRDLSYLEEEEVPEAVLRLRNQIRSNLLKGAGQGNTKVLDQLLQLWAMERKLRYASDTTLAALQGHYNDLNTLYAEKQNEIDRLRFFRDVHRGGHSSAGDKRRLSSSCHNTPPPTPNRSAALPHHFHFQTSPNTPTRRLSVHTTPPNTPNVPSLSPSLASHVNKTSSSTPAADPSASIALEPNESSTYAEGSLSGGVALPDGRTKGRNEDVTLEAWIKDANGVLRRVKEFALLEGSSALQQNERTLIWNSILNQYWRLSSQFPMLSLLPGSQQSGALVQNLGQAISGTASRFQLEIVPSKDTNHSGHEADEGAGSSSSEVLDAKSFGGAPTSDCKAAERTEKSGGGVRIQNGTGDGGAEGRDLRDGQRNSQSVGAVSSGVGTGGPLSALQSVNGKKCVQGDYLMEDEEGEGGGRDCQSSEDGTREKEERSAVAQKQDDGEEEEPALGSNRPTNAGLENDDGVDDDKDKDRGQSPAPSPTPSHESMKTVGPLEKVTMWQESLIGSIVPHGSYHSSSNLSPAASLLSLGSSQPFEAENVGGHLADLDLKSFHPLHNSTALGHSVEKRLCEDDGLPLPLMDAERELGSGQLCDGMGSALSKSDLPQSPWKGGGATTAAANHLALGRAAAKARDLDSGCPGSERSTKVSQIASLEILEPMEVLNLQVEEDGSKGVELNDGARGEMACHGGSPVGRANRGCSDENEKNEEDVRFQRASGVREAKRGFPASDEKADGRGKENSSPRVGKRENTVPESHDKESSSHTDKREDLRLVSPREEEPAEENGSSRRDKHKYKRPPERGTSSDRRRPHDSKRAAASSRGEKTRQPGLRRYDAKYTSGHPSSSSSERSAGSSRSASSAEIHNNISRLKRDLNFLKSQMMNLTSEVFHEKRRSSLSGRNGSEAKAGSTKPVRTNVGVSPVCVVGPRGDDVIPRLRCPGSSGHSSDVETASSRHSCGKGRSRNPAAKKNAAVRAVAPSPRTEGDATDDSLVCKQTPIRDLKPPHHRRSATYSMGEQLSPSKANRSSSHRSKKSKRNGTPDLTSPGDHGSSGRSWQKCHCPGDVRSAAFPARLPFAEKVNNVLVQVGGEAADGRWDQTDRLAGDGRLRVGSPHDGLRRRGRSASPIIFIQNYNYGRSDDRAPQQPPAAGDRHRKGRSERALCRKHHRSGSSQSLMESLDEATSLAERLRLRSQSMLAQLHLTSALTSRHLSGLE; translated from the exons ATGATGAGTGACAATGAAATTGAGGAGGAAATTCTGGAGGACATTGAAGAACCCGAACTGAGCTTCTCGGAATCGCTGATCGACTCGTTGCCCTGCCTGAACCTCGACGAAAGTCTTCTGGGATTCGCAGAAGACCGGCCCTCCTCGCCCGTTGCGAAGGAAGTCTCCGAAGATGGGACGCCACCCGAGTCTCTTCAACCTCAGTGGGAAAATGAGAGTAGTGTTGATGAGGCCCCAGCGGAGGGCCTGCCCGAGGCCGACGGGGAGCTGGAGTCGGAAGGAAGTTTACGCGAGATTAGCAGCTCCGGCGAACCTGTAGGGCTCGCCGGAAATCCGTCCAGGCCAGGCTCTCCGGAGTTGCCCAGCGACTCGCCGGTACTTAGCAATCTCTTGGACGTGAGCTCGGAGAGTCACAACACCCACAGCCTTCACAACGACCGCTCGCTGAGCGAACTATCCGTAAGCGTACCAAAGTTAGCCGTAGTTTCTGTGGGTTCTGACCAGCCAGTGAGCAGTCTAGTCCGACAGTTCAGTCACAGGGACCTCGACGTGTGCAGTCCCTCGTCCAAGAGCGCGGGGTACTTCCAGTCACTTCCTCCTTGTTTAGACGAGGGCAAACATCCACCCAAGAAGCGTTCCGCGCCTTACACTTTTAGGTTCCCCCAAGAAGAGCATAGCTCGGAGGTCCTCAGAGACAAGTCTCTGAATAAAAACTGGGGGAAGGTTGCCAACTTGATCAGCCAGTTTAGCGTTGAGTCCTCCGAAGGAAAGGAGGCCTCTCCGAAGCAGTCGCTTCCGTCTTCCATCACCTCCGCCAAGGATGTCGTTCTCTCTCTGCGTAACGGAGAGAACAGCTTCGTGGCCAAATATTCCTGCAGCCTCGGCGATGAATTTGATGTAAAAGGTGACCCCACTTTGCCTGGAGTAGATTCGGGCGAAGGGGACGCAAGCTTGGGCTGTGGTCTTCCAAATGATCGAGGTTCAAAAAGTTCCACAAACGATGGTGGAAACGAGAACGAGTCCTCCACCTCACAGGTTCGCGAAGGGCCTTCGGGAGCGCAGGATTTGGAGCTTCTATGCAACATCGCTTTCCCGGGTTTGGATTGCGCAGGAGAGGATTCGAGACATCTGGGATTGCAGGACAGTGAAGTAGATGATCAAGATGCACAAAACTTTGATGTGAAGGAAATTGAAGAAGTAGAGCAGTCAATTCTGCATTCGTCAGTCAAGGCGAACTCTGACGCATCACTCCAACGAGAGAGCAAAGGACGCACCAACGTCGAGTCAGAGAATTTCCGGAAAGCAGTCCGTCGCCGACCGGACAGCCCTTACGAGACTAACGACACGAGCGAGGAACTCCTCGAGATTGACATAGGGGAGTCCGACCAGGAGATGTTTTCGGCCGACCTGTCCGATGCCAGCGAGATCATCGTAGGCTTCATCAGCAAGTCCCCCATCTCGGCCATAACGGAAAGGACCGAGGAGTCTTGCCAAGAGAACGACAAGTCGGAGGAGATTTCGGAGGAGTGCGCGGACAAGTCGGAGCACCAGCTGAAATGCATTGAGACCAAAGAACTTCAGGACCTTCGGGGCATCGGTTGCAAAGCAGCGCATGCCGGGGACGCCCAGGGAGCCCCTGGAACAGCGGGGTATTTCCCCTCGGCGTTTCTCAGCATAGAAAACGACGCCGCCTCTAGTCAGTTCACGGGCATCTCCTCCATGCACGAGGAAGAGAGCATAGTACAAAACCAGTTCTTCTCGCTGGGAACTGGCAGCGAAGCGTGTCACCCACCCTCTAGTCAGAGCTGCCAGCACAACCCGTCGAAGGCGAGGAAGCCGAACGCCAAAACGAAACTGCCGTGCAAGCCGAACTCGACCGTGAGGTCGAGTCTCCGGGCTGGTGAGAGGTGTTCGACGCCACCCCTCTCCCTCCACGGACAAGGAACAGGGCAGCACGGGCCCTTGAGGGCAGGTTTGCAGCGTGTGACGTCGAAGAGCATGCACAACCTTGCCCTAGGGGCTGGCGGGAAACCGAGAGCACCCATCCTTCAAAACAGGTCGTTCAGCCTGAGCACCGACCACTTGGAGAGGCAGAGTCCGAGAGCCAAGTCCCTCTCTCCCGGCCCCGGTTACGAGCAGAGAGGGAGGGCCGCGGGAGACGGCGGCCGCCCGCACAGCAGCATGGCCCGGAGGTGCCTGAGCGCCGTCGCTCTGAATCGCGTGGACAGTCAGGCCAGTATGAAGAGGAACCAGAGCGTCAGTCTGAACCGGCTGAACAGATCGCGCAGCTCGAGCATGACCAGCGTTAGCAGCTGCCGGCGGGCGGATTACAGCCACGTGTCGAGCAAAGTGAGGCAGTACATCAAGGACATGAAGGACAAGGACCTGAGGAACTCCACGAGGTCTCTCCCGGCAACGCCCGCCAGGAAGACCCCCAAGGAACGCCCGGAGGACAAGGAGCTCCGCAGGATAGTCCTGGAGGAGCTGCTCCTGCGAGACCTCTCttatctggaggaggaggaggtcccgGAGGCGGTGCTGAGGCTCAGGAACCAGATCCGCTCGAACCTCCTCAAAGGGGCCGGCCAGGGCAACACGAAGGTCCTCGACCAGCTGCTCCAGTTGTGGGCCATGGAGCGGAAGCTGAGGTACGCGAGCGACACAACTCTGGCGGCCCTCCAGGGCCACTACAACGACCTCAACACCCTGTACGCCGAGAAGCAGAACGAGATCGACCGCCTGCGGTTCTTCAGGGACGTCCACAGGGGCGGTCACTCCTCGGCCGGAGACAAGAGAAGGCTGTCCTCCTCATGCCACAACACACCTCCTCCAACCCCCAACAGGTCGGCCGCGCTGCCCCACCACTTTCACTTCCAGACGTCTCCGAACACCCCCACCCGCCGGCTCTCCGTCCACACGACGCCTCCCAACACCCCAAACGTCCCGTCCCTCTCGCCCTCGCTTGCGTCCCACGTCAACAAGACGTCTTCGTCCACCCCGGCGGCAGATCCGAGCGCGAGCATTGCCCTGGAGCCCAACGAATCGTCTACGTATGCAGAGGGGTCCCTGTCCGGCGGGGTTGCGCTCCCAGACGGCAGAACGAAAGGACGCAACGAAGATGTCACCCTGGAGGCTTGGATCAAGGATGCAAATGGTGTTTTGAGAagg GTGAAGGAGTTTGCCCTGCTGGAGGGCAGCTCGGCCCTACAGCAGAACGAGAGAACCCTGATCTGGAACAGCATCCTTAACCAG TATTGGCGTCTCTCCTCCCAGTTCCCTATGCTGTCGCTTTTGCCCGGCTCCCAGCAGTCTGGAGCCCTAGTCCAGAACCTTGGACAGGCCATATCGGGGACTGCATCCAGGTTCCAGCTGGAGATCGTGCCGTCGAAGGACACGAACCATTCGGGTCACGAGGCCGACGAAGGCGCCGGATCGAGCAGTAGCGAGGTGTTGGACGCAAAGAGCTTTGGAGGGGCTCCGACGTCGGACTGCAAGGCTGCGGAGCGGACGGAGAAGTCGGGAGGGGGCGTACGCATCCAGAATGGGACGGGCGACGGCGGCGCGGAAGGCCGTGACCTGCGGGACGGGCAGAGGAATTCCCAATCGGTTGGGGCAGTGAGCAGCGGCGTCGGAACAGGAGGTCCTCTCTCCGCGTTGCAGAGTGTGAACGGGAAGAAATGCGTCCAGGGCGATTATTTAatggaagacgaagaaggagaaggaggagggagagattgTCAATCCTCTGAGGATGGAACCAGGGAGAAGGAAGAGCGCTCGGCCGTTGCGCAGAAGCAAGACGACGGGGAAGAGGAGGAACCAGCCTTAGGAAGCAACCGGCCAACGAACGCTGGGCTCGAAAATGACGACGGGGTTGATGACGACAAGGACAAGGATCGAGGTCAGAGCCCTGCGCCGAGTCCGACCCCATCTCACGAATCGATGAAAACCGTGGGACCCCTGGAGAAG GTCACAATGTGGCAGGAGTCTCTCATAGGGTCCATCGTGCCGCACGGGTCGTACCACTCTTCCTCCAACCTGAGTCCTGCCGCGTCCCTGCTGTCCCTGGGGTCCAGCCAGCCCTTCGAGGCCGAGAACGTGGGTGGACACCTGGCGGATCTGGACCTCAAAAGTTTCCACCCCCTGCACAACAGCACAGCCCTCGGCCACAGCGTCGAGAAGCGGCTTTGCGAAGACGACGGCCTTCCTCTCCCGCTGATGGACGCGGAGAGAGAATTGGGCAGCGGGCAACTCTGCGACGGGATGGGCAGTGCCCTGAGCAAGTCCGACTTGCCCCAAAGCCCGTGGAAAGGTGGCGGcgccaccaccgccgccgccaaCCACCTGGCGCTCGGAAGGGCGGCGGCCAAAGCGCGTGACTTGGACAGCGGCTGCCCCGGGTCGGAGAGAAGCACCAAAGTCAGTCAGATCGCGAGTCTCGAGATACTGGAGCCCATGGAGGTCTTGAACCTTCAAGTTGAAGAGGACGGATCGAAAGGGGTGGAGCTGAATGACGGGGCTCGGGGCGAGATGGCGTGTCACGGGGGCTCGCCAGTGGGCCGGGCGAACCGGGGTTGCTCTGACGAGAACGAGAAGAACGAGGAGGACGTACGATTCCAGAGAGCCAGCGGAGTCCGAGAAGCGAAGAGAGGCTTTCCCGCCAGCGACGAGAAGGCAGACGGTCGCGGCAAGGAGAATTCCAGTCCCCGGGTGGGCAAGAGAGAGAATACAGTCCCTGAAAGCCACGACAAGGAATCGTCATCTCACACCGACAAGAGAGAAGACCTCAGATTAGTTTCCCCAAGAGAGGAAGAACCAGCAGAGGAAAACGGCAGCTCCaggagagacaagcacaagtacaAACGTCCACCGGAAAGAGGGACGTCTTCAGATCGGAGGAGACCTCACGACAGCAAGAGGGCAGCTGCGTCCTCCCGAGGGGAGAAGACCAGGCAGCCTGGCCTGCGCAGGTACGACGCCAAGTACACGAGCGGCCACCCGTCTTCCAGCTCCTCGGAAAGGTCGGCCGGAAGTTCCCGGAGCGCCTCCTCGGCCGAAATCCACAACAACATCTCGAGGCTGAAGCGCGACCTGAACTTCCTGAAGTCCCAGATGATGAATTTGACGAGCGAAGTTTTCCACGAGAAGAGGAGGAGTTCCTTGTCGGGGAGAAACGGCAGCGAAGCGAAGGCCGGTTCGACCAAGCCGGTGAGGACTAACGTTGGCGTGTCTCCTGTTTGTGTCGTTGGCCCGCGCGGTGACGATGTGATTCCCAGACTCCGGTGCCCCGGCTCCTCGGGGCATTCCAGCGACGTCGAGACAGCCTCGTCGCGGCACTCCTGTGGAAAGGGTCGCTCGAGAAACCCGGCCGCCAAGAAGAATGCCGCCGTTCGGGCGGTGGCCCCGTCGCCGAGGACTGAAGGGGATGCCACGGACGACAGCCTGGTCTGCAAGCAGACGCCGATACGCGACCTGAAGCCACCGCACCACCGAAGGAGTGCCACGTATAGCATGGGAGAGCAACTCTCCCCTTCTAAAGCTAACAGGTCTTCCTCTCACAGGTCTAAAAAGAGTAAGAGAAACGGCACGCCGGATTTAACGAGCCCAGGAGACCACGGATCCTCCGGCAGGAGTTGGCAGAAATGCCACTGTCCTGGGGACGTAAGGAGCGCAGCCTTTCCGGCACGCCTGCCTTTCGCCGAGAAAGTCAACAATGTCCTCGTGCAGGTCGGAGGAGAGGCTGCCGACGGCCGCTGGGACCAGACGGACAGGCTCGCCGGCGACGGACGGCTTCGCGTAGGCTCCCCCCATGACGGGCTTCGCAGGAGGGGCCGTTCAGCCTCGCCCATCATATTTATCCAGAACTACAA TTACGGCAGGAGCGACGACAGGGCCCCCCAGCAGCCGCCTGCGGCAGGAGACCGGCATCGGAAAGGCAGGTCGGAAAGGGCCCTCTGCCGCAAGCATCATCGAAGT GGGAGCTCCCAGAGCCTCATGGAGTCCCTCGACGAGGCGACGTCGCTGGCGGAGAGACTGCGCCTCCGCTCCCAGAGCATGCTAGCCCAGCTCCACCTCACGTCCGCGCTGACGAGCCGTCACTTGTCCGGACTGGAGTGA